In Dyadobacter sp. NIV53, a single window of DNA contains:
- a CDS encoding MBOAT family protein, with translation MLFNSLHFLFFFIFVTTLYYTIPWKLRWVLLLAASAYFYASFIPVYLLILGVVIVVDYFAGIWIENASGHKRLLLLILSLVANIGFLSFFKYFDFINNNITYLLEMMGRKNEMLSLHVMFPSLILPIGLSFHTFQSMSYTIEVYRGNQKAEHHFGIYSLYVLFYPQLVAGPIERPQNVLWQFREKFDYDWENIKAGLTLIAWGMFKKVVIADRLALVTDAAYADVPNQSASTLLIATFFYCFQIYCDFSGYSDIALGTARVMGFKLMTNFNAPYFAESISEFWKRWHISLSTWFRDYVYIPLGGNRHGKAKLYFNTMLVFLLSGLWHGADWKFIIWGCIHGAYLILAQIFKTHRIFRPHHAEKGGPVFVKLFHIIWTFLLVAFAWIFFRASSVSQAFEIIQKIFTPSAYTGTHIAINSGEYVFSIGLLLLLIFKDRYFAHFMPKTSVFWFLFIPTCLFCYLFGVFTSNQFIYFQF, from the coding sequence ATGCTCTTTAATTCACTACACTTTTTATTCTTTTTTATTTTTGTTACAACGCTTTATTATACCATACCCTGGAAACTAAGGTGGGTACTTTTACTTGCTGCCAGTGCTTATTTTTACGCTTCTTTTATTCCGGTGTACCTGCTGATTCTGGGCGTTGTGATCGTTGTCGATTATTTTGCAGGTATCTGGATAGAGAATGCTTCGGGACATAAACGGTTGCTTTTGCTTATACTTAGTCTGGTGGCAAACATTGGTTTTCTTTCATTTTTCAAATACTTTGATTTTATAAATAATAATATCACCTATTTGTTAGAAATGATGGGGCGGAAAAATGAAATGCTTTCATTGCACGTCATGTTTCCCTCTCTGATTTTGCCCATTGGGCTTTCCTTTCATACTTTTCAGTCAATGAGTTATACGATTGAGGTATATCGCGGGAACCAGAAAGCCGAACATCATTTTGGTATTTACTCCTTGTATGTACTGTTTTATCCCCAGTTGGTAGCTGGACCAATCGAAAGGCCACAAAATGTGCTCTGGCAGTTTCGCGAAAAATTCGATTATGATTGGGAAAATATTAAGGCAGGCCTTACTCTGATTGCCTGGGGAATGTTCAAAAAAGTTGTAATTGCTGACCGCCTGGCTTTGGTAACTGATGCAGCTTATGCCGATGTACCTAATCAGAGTGCTTCTACTCTGCTCATTGCTACTTTTTTCTATTGTTTTCAAATTTACTGTGACTTTTCGGGCTATTCCGACATTGCGTTGGGTACGGCACGTGTTATGGGTTTCAAATTAATGACCAATTTTAATGCACCATATTTTGCCGAATCAATTTCTGAATTCTGGAAACGATGGCATATATCCTTGTCAACCTGGTTTCGGGATTACGTTTATATTCCTTTAGGCGGAAACCGTCACGGCAAAGCAAAGTTATATTTCAATACTATGCTGGTATTTTTACTGAGCGGCTTATGGCATGGTGCCGACTGGAAATTCATTATCTGGGGTTGCATACATGGTGCTTATCTCATACTTGCACAGATTTTTAAAACACATAGAATTTTCCGGCCACACCATGCTGAAAAGGGAGGTCCGGTTTTTGTAAAATTGTTTCACATTATCTGGACATTCTTACTGGTTGCATTTGCCTGGATCTTTTTTCGTGCAAGCAGCGTTTCCCAGGCATTTGAAATCATTCAAAAGATTTTCACACCATCGGCTTACACCGGCACACACATAGCAATAAATAGTGGGGAATATGTGTTTTCAATCGGGCTGCTCCTCCTGCTTATTTTTAAAGATCGCTATTTTGCTCATTTTATGCCAAAAACTAGTGTTTTCTGGTTTCTGTTTATTCCAACGTGCCTCTTCTGTTATCTGTTCGGCGTTTTTACCAGTAATCAATTTATCTATTTTCAGTTCTGA
- a CDS encoding EamA family transporter yields the protein MKTQSNQTPSTFMLVMAYAIIYVVWGSTYFFIQKALVGFPPLILGAFRFVAAGLLMMIWCITQGEKVFSWKLIKPAMITGLLLLFVSNGIVIWVEQFLPSAMVAIMISATPLWFVLLDKPKWKENFSNKSTIFGLLIGFAGVVLLFSERIVSSFSSLNSSRDLIAMVFVLLGSMSWAGGSLYSKYQPGQSSATVNTTWQMMAAGIAFVLSSTVSGEIMDVNLQNISADAWLAIVYLVIFGSIIGFSAYVWLLKVQPVTKVSTHAYVNPIVAVLLGIFFAKETISQIQIIGLLIILGSVLLINLHKYRKTSTKTLTTA from the coding sequence GTGAAAACGCAATCAAACCAAACTCCGTCAACCTTTATGCTCGTAATGGCATATGCTATTATTTATGTTGTGTGGGGATCAACTTACTTTTTTATTCAAAAAGCCCTGGTTGGTTTTCCTCCGCTTATTTTAGGGGCATTCCGTTTTGTAGCAGCCGGATTATTAATGATGATCTGGTGTATAACCCAGGGAGAAAAAGTTTTTTCATGGAAACTGATCAAACCGGCCATGATAACCGGGTTGCTGCTTTTATTTGTTAGCAACGGGATCGTAATATGGGTAGAGCAATTCCTTCCCAGTGCAATGGTTGCAATTATGATTTCCGCCACCCCACTCTGGTTTGTGCTATTGGATAAACCAAAATGGAAAGAAAATTTCAGCAATAAATCAACCATTTTCGGCTTACTGATTGGATTTGCCGGGGTTGTACTACTTTTCAGCGAAAGAATTGTCAGCTCTTTTTCATCGCTGAATAGCAGCAGGGATCTCATTGCAATGGTATTTGTGTTATTAGGTTCAATGTCCTGGGCAGGTGGTTCTTTGTATTCCAAATATCAACCTGGCCAAAGTTCTGCGACGGTAAACACAACCTGGCAAATGATGGCCGCAGGTATTGCGTTTGTGTTGTCCAGCACCGTTAGCGGTGAAATAATGGATGTGAACTTACAAAATATATCCGCAGATGCCTGGTTAGCAATTGTGTACCTGGTTATTTTCGGATCAATTATCGGATTCAGTGCTTATGTGTGGTTATTGAAAGTGCAGCCAGTAACAAAAGTAAGCACACATGCATACGTAAACCCTATAGTGGCGGTATTACTTGGGATATTTTTTGCAAAAGAAACCATATCGCAAATTCAAATTATCGGGCTTCTGATCATTCTGGGCAGTGTATTGCTGATTAACTTACACAAATACCGCAAAACTTCTACCAAAACACTAACCACAGCATAA
- a CDS encoding Lrp/AsnC family transcriptional regulator: MISGNDIVLDKIDLSILKLMQENARISNADLARELEMAPSAVLERVKKLEQKNVILQYTARLNPSAVNQKLLAFISMKSSEGMASNNTAKALAKIPEVQEVHHIAGDDCYLVKVRTADSASLMDLMRNQFSKIPNILSTRTTIVLETVKEEQQLVIPEK, translated from the coding sequence ATGATAAGCGGAAACGATATAGTTTTGGATAAGATTGACCTGAGCATTCTGAAACTGATGCAGGAAAATGCACGAATTTCTAATGCAGATCTGGCCCGGGAACTCGAAATGGCTCCTTCGGCCGTACTCGAACGGGTCAAAAAGCTTGAACAAAAAAATGTGATCCTGCAATACACTGCAAGGCTCAATCCATCGGCGGTGAACCAGAAATTACTCGCTTTTATTTCCATGAAATCTTCGGAAGGAATGGCAAGTAATAATACGGCAAAGGCGCTGGCTAAAATACCGGAAGTGCAGGAAGTACATCACATTGCAGGTGATGATTGTTATCTGGTTAAAGTGAGGACGGCAGATTCGGCCTCACTTATGGATCTGATGCGGAATCAATTCAGTAAAATTCCTAATATTCTTTCTACCCGAACAACCATCGTTCTGGAAACAGTGAAAGAAGAACAACAATTGGTAATACCAGAAAAATAG
- a CDS encoding UbiA family prenyltransferase produces the protein MLIDGNTIKLLRIPFSFFLLPLFLFALSQAETILFPQALWAFIIIHFLVYPASNGYNSYVDRDEDSIGGLENPPLPTIHLFYTTVVLDIAGIVLAAFFVSIPFALCLVLYIAASRAYSSRQIRLKKYPVIGFLVVIIFQGAFTYYMSIAGITGKLLELNRENIFVLLGCSFQIAGAYPLTQIYQHKQDLKDGITTLSYKLGYIGTFTFTASMFLLCNVFYYLYFIEQDLGTVFYTVQVFFLPIIVYFGYWFYLVKTNVINASFKNTMRMNWIAAICMNSCFLLLIYINHFPLSYITAIETAVPDHCFSQEILTSFYIKSTEDLTNKRKIKIVASKTGIEKRYSVISDFDKEPEEYTFFNKTKTLLPEPGLTQRMQLYQQHATALSIKAIEKIKGFEFLKKSITHLITVTCTGLFAPGLDVELMRELDLKPSTQRSSINFMGCNAAIIALKQADAICRSQPDAKVLVVCTELCTIHFQKRYNDDYILSNLLFGDGAAAVIVSSKPAGNYNAGVQINSFNSLILHNGYSDMAWQLSETGFIMNLTSYVPDLIRENIRPMLKSIHLKPEDIRHWAVHPGGKRIVDDFAAALELDKCKLEPTYNILKNYGNMSSPTVLFVLKEVLEKVKPEHKGSKAFAAAFGPGLSIETMQLQYV, from the coding sequence ATGCTCATAGATGGAAATACGATTAAACTTCTGAGAATTCCTTTCTCTTTTTTCCTGTTGCCTTTGTTTCTGTTTGCTCTTAGCCAGGCAGAAACTATTTTATTTCCGCAGGCTTTGTGGGCATTTATCATCATTCATTTCCTGGTCTATCCCGCAAGTAATGGATATAATAGTTATGTTGATCGTGATGAAGACAGCATTGGTGGTTTGGAAAATCCTCCTTTACCGACTATCCACCTGTTTTACACCACTGTTGTTTTGGATATTGCCGGAATCGTTTTAGCTGCATTTTTCGTAAGTATACCATTTGCTTTATGCCTTGTTCTTTACATTGCCGCGTCAAGAGCATATAGTTCAAGGCAGATCCGTCTAAAAAAATACCCGGTTATTGGCTTTTTGGTAGTGATAATTTTCCAGGGCGCTTTTACCTATTATATGTCAATTGCCGGAATAACCGGAAAACTACTTGAACTGAACCGGGAAAACATTTTTGTATTGCTTGGTTGTTCGTTCCAAATAGCCGGGGCTTACCCATTAACACAGATTTACCAGCACAAACAGGATTTAAAAGACGGCATTACGACACTGAGTTACAAACTGGGATATATTGGAACGTTTACTTTTACTGCATCCATGTTTTTGCTTTGTAATGTTTTTTATTATCTGTACTTTATAGAACAGGATCTTGGAACAGTTTTTTACACGGTCCAGGTATTCTTTTTGCCTATTATCGTTTATTTCGGCTATTGGTTTTATCTGGTCAAAACAAACGTAATAAATGCCAGTTTCAAGAATACAATGCGCATGAACTGGATTGCAGCAATTTGCATGAACAGTTGTTTCCTACTACTAATTTATATTAATCATTTTCCTTTGAGTTACATTACTGCTATTGAGACAGCCGTTCCGGATCATTGCTTTTCTCAGGAAATCCTGACTTCGTTTTACATTAAATCAACCGAGGATTTAACGAATAAAAGAAAAATTAAAATTGTAGCCAGTAAAACCGGTATCGAGAAAAGGTATTCTGTTATTTCTGATTTTGATAAAGAACCGGAAGAATACACATTTTTTAACAAGACAAAAACGCTTCTGCCTGAGCCTGGATTAACGCAAAGAATGCAGCTTTATCAGCAACACGCTACTGCACTCTCAATAAAGGCAATTGAGAAGATCAAAGGTTTTGAATTTTTGAAAAAATCTATTACACATCTGATAACGGTGACCTGCACGGGCCTTTTCGCTCCCGGACTTGACGTAGAGTTGATGCGTGAGCTTGACTTGAAACCTTCAACACAACGCAGCAGTATCAATTTTATGGGTTGCAATGCAGCCATTATTGCACTGAAACAAGCCGATGCTATTTGCAGAAGTCAGCCAGATGCGAAAGTATTAGTGGTTTGTACAGAACTTTGTACTATCCATTTTCAAAAAAGATACAACGACGATTATATACTTTCCAACCTTCTTTTTGGAGATGGTGCCGCGGCAGTAATAGTTAGTTCGAAACCCGCAGGAAACTACAATGCCGGTGTGCAGATCAATTCCTTCAATTCTTTAATACTGCACAATGGATATTCGGATATGGCCTGGCAATTATCGGAAACGGGGTTCATTATGAATTTAACTTCCTATGTACCGGATCTGATACGGGAAAACATTAGGCCTATGCTGAAATCTATTCATCTGAAACCGGAAGACATCAGACACTGGGCGGTGCATCCGGGTGGAAAGCGAATTGTTGATGATTTTGCGGCTGCACTGGAACTGGACAAATGTAAACTGGAACCGACGTATAATATTTTGAAAAATTATGGGAATATGTCGTCTCCAACGGTTTTGTTTGTATTAAAAGAAGTACTTGAAAAAGTGAAGCCGGAGCATAAGGGAAGTAAAGCTTTTGCGGCTGCATTCGGGCCGGGTTTAAGTATTGAGACGATGCAGCTGCAATATGTTTAA
- a CDS encoding methyltransferase domain-containing protein: MFNRRSDKKELLDEDNIPARDLFQNLKELDFINHWLGGYNISFSALKKVIKPGRNYKLVDIGCGGGDTLKRISNWNRNYEYKLDLYGIDLKPVCIEYAETHLTDKSIQFICDDYRNIFLHLANVDIIHACLFCHHLSENRLIGLVKFALENQSVLVINDLERNPLAYYSIKYLTQLFSKSYLVKNDAPLSVLRGFKKKEWLEILEKSGAVKYSVRNKWAFRHEVIVYAN; the protein is encoded by the coding sequence ATGTTTAACCGAAGAAGTGATAAAAAAGAACTGCTTGACGAGGATAATATTCCAGCAAGAGATTTATTCCAAAATCTAAAAGAACTGGATTTTATCAATCATTGGCTTGGCGGATATAATATTTCTTTTTCTGCATTAAAGAAAGTCATCAAACCGGGCCGCAATTATAAACTGGTTGATATCGGTTGTGGGGGAGGAGATACATTAAAACGGATCAGTAACTGGAATAGAAATTATGAATATAAACTGGATTTATACGGCATTGATCTTAAACCGGTTTGTATTGAATATGCAGAAACACATTTAACAGATAAATCCATTCAATTTATTTGTGACGATTACCGAAATATTTTCCTACACTTAGCAAATGTCGATATTATACACGCCTGTCTTTTTTGCCATCATTTATCCGAAAATCGATTAATTGGTCTGGTGAAATTTGCGCTTGAAAACCAATCTGTTTTGGTAATTAATGACCTGGAAAGAAACCCGCTTGCTTATTATTCCATTAAATATCTAACACAACTTTTCTCTAAATCGTATCTTGTTAAAAACGACGCACCATTGTCTGTACTGCGTGGTTTTAAAAAGAAAGAATGGTTAGAAATTCTGGAAAAATCGGGTGCAGTAAAATATTCCGTTCGTAATAAATGGGCATTCCGGCATGAGGTGATTGTATATGCAAATTAA
- a CDS encoding NAD(P)/FAD-dependent oxidoreductase — translation MEFQSGSFDCAIIGGGLAGLCLAIQLVEKDISVVLFEKNKYPFHKVCGEYISMESWDFLSGLGLPLAELGLPVIHQLGISSEKGFMLNHSLHMGGFGISRYSLDDYLSKIAIEKGVVIFENCKVNSVNTIFVNNYEINSTSGSFSSKVVCGSYGKYMPAFMQKSINVVKENSNYIGVKYHIKADLPSNKIELHNFTDGYCGISKVDNDWHCLCYLTTSKNLHENGKDIKQMEENILYKNPFLEKYFTQSEFINSNPLVISNVQFSKKYTDLNGIFLLGDAAGSITPLCGNGMSMGMRASKLLATELIKLFANKQLKKEVIVNYKASWNQAFNRRIMAGYYLQNLFGKRNTTDYALRILSGLPLITSKLVSLTHGERF, via the coding sequence ATGGAATTTCAATCCGGATCATTTGATTGTGCTATTATCGGAGGCGGTTTGGCAGGCCTTTGTCTGGCCATTCAACTGGTTGAAAAAGATATTTCTGTTGTATTGTTTGAAAAAAATAAGTACCCTTTTCATAAAGTTTGCGGCGAATATATTTCAATGGAAAGCTGGGATTTTCTTAGCGGATTGGGTTTACCATTAGCTGAACTTGGCCTGCCTGTTATTCATCAGTTAGGGATTAGTTCTGAAAAAGGTTTTATGCTAAATCACTCCTTACATATGGGTGGTTTTGGAATTAGCAGGTACAGCCTTGATGATTATTTAAGTAAAATTGCAATAGAAAAAGGTGTAGTCATTTTTGAAAACTGCAAAGTGAATTCAGTTAATACTATTTTCGTTAATAATTATGAAATAAACAGTACCAGCGGATCATTTTCTTCAAAAGTTGTTTGCGGAAGTTATGGAAAATATATGCCGGCTTTTATGCAAAAGAGTATTAATGTTGTAAAAGAGAATAGTAATTATATTGGTGTAAAATATCATATCAAAGCTGATTTACCATCAAACAAAATTGAATTGCACAATTTTACAGATGGTTATTGCGGAATTTCAAAGGTTGACAATGATTGGCATTGTTTATGTTATCTTACTACTTCCAAAAATTTGCACGAAAATGGAAAGGATATCAAACAAATGGAGGAGAATATTCTTTATAAAAATCCATTTCTTGAAAAATACTTTACCCAATCTGAATTCATAAATTCAAATCCTCTGGTAATCAGTAATGTTCAGTTCAGTAAAAAGTATACTGATTTAAATGGCATTTTTCTATTAGGTGATGCTGCTGGTTCAATTACACCATTATGCGGGAATGGAATGAGTATGGGAATGCGTGCATCAAAATTACTGGCAACTGAATTAATTAAGTTATTTGCCAATAAACAACTAAAAAAAGAAGTTATAGTAAATTATAAAGCCTCATGGAATCAGGCATTTAACCGCAGGATTATGGCCGGATATTACCTTCAGAATCTGTTTGGAAAAAGAAATACCACGGATTATGCGTTAAGAATTTTATCAGGATTGCCATTGATTACCAGTAAATTGGTTTCATTAACACATGGTGAGAGATTCTGA
- a CDS encoding lycopene cyclase domain-containing protein: MNFTYLLIDITAISIPFLFSFHPQIALYKKWQFLWPAILISTIPFIIWDSHFTQIGVWGFTASYLLNVYFFHLPIEEILFFICIPYACLFTYFCFRIYLGNKFVLKYENLITWIVLTMTIGLGIYFHDRLYTFYTAIGLTLFLLFLKYVVKFQWLSLFYYSHMFLLIPFFIVNGILTGTGLEKPVVWYNDAENMGFRFFTIPFEDFFYGMLMLLLNTFLFEFFMQRKEIIKK; encoded by the coding sequence ATGAATTTCACGTACCTGCTCATTGATATTACAGCCATATCAATTCCGTTTTTGTTTTCATTTCATCCTCAAATAGCATTATATAAAAAATGGCAATTCCTCTGGCCAGCCATTTTAATTTCTACAATTCCATTTATAATATGGGATAGTCACTTTACTCAAATTGGGGTATGGGGATTTACAGCATCATATTTACTCAACGTTTATTTTTTTCACCTGCCAATTGAAGAAATCCTTTTCTTTATTTGTATTCCGTATGCGTGTCTGTTTACCTATTTCTGTTTTAGAATTTATTTGGGAAATAAATTTGTTTTAAAATATGAAAATTTAATTACATGGATTGTACTCACTATGACAATAGGATTAGGAATATACTTCCATGACAGATTGTATACTTTTTATACGGCAATCGGACTTACATTATTTCTATTATTTTTAAAATATGTAGTAAAATTTCAATGGTTGAGTTTGTTTTATTATTCACACATGTTTTTGTTGATTCCATTTTTTATTGTGAATGGAATTTTAACGGGAACTGGATTGGAAAAACCTGTTGTTTGGTATAATGATGCAGAAAATATGGGATTCAGATTTTTTACAATTCCATTTGAAGATTTTTTTTATGGAATGCTGATGTTGTTGCTGAATACGTTTCTCTTTGAATTTTTTATGCAAAGAAAGGAAATAATTAAAAAATAA
- a CDS encoding sterol desaturase family protein: MNPWIINTSIVLAAFVGMECVAWLAHKYLMHGFLWFLHHDHHQRDDGDFFEKNDYFFVIFAIPGILCLLFGLNNGMNAFFWIGLGITIYGFAYFTIHDIFIHQRFKIFRNTDSIYLKAIRRAHKMHHKHLGKHQGECFGMLWVPLKYFKEAKNSMAK, from the coding sequence ATGAATCCCTGGATTATCAATACATCAATTGTGTTAGCCGCATTTGTGGGAATGGAATGTGTTGCCTGGCTGGCGCACAAATATCTGATGCATGGTTTTTTATGGTTTTTGCATCATGACCATCATCAAAGAGACGATGGGGATTTCTTTGAAAAAAATGATTATTTCTTTGTCATTTTCGCTATTCCAGGAATTCTTTGTTTACTATTTGGGCTAAATAATGGGATGAATGCATTTTTCTGGATTGGATTAGGAATTACGATTTATGGATTTGCCTATTTTACGATTCATGACATATTTATACACCAGCGTTTTAAAATTTTCCGGAATACGGATTCCATATATTTAAAAGCAATCAGAAGAGCTCATAAAATGCATCATAAACATTTGGGAAAACATCAGGGAGAGTGTTTCGGTATGCTTTGGGTACCATTAAAATATTTTAAAGAAGCTAAAAACTCTATGGCTAAATGA
- the idi gene encoding isopentenyl-diphosphate Delta-isomerase: MLLAPENLNTSLNDNEVVLVNEHDDEIGYMPKLEAHQKGVLHRAISVFIFNSKGEILLQQRAMGKYHSEGLWSNTCCSHPLPHESPASGAVRRLQEEMGIQASLEFLYSFIYKAELENGLIEHELDHIFWGISDHEPIINTSEVSNYKYVTIEELKTDLEQNPARYTEWLKICFDEVADKIKF; encoded by the coding sequence ATGCTATTAGCTCCTGAAAATTTGAATACCAGTTTAAATGATAATGAAGTGGTTCTGGTTAACGAACACGATGATGAAATTGGCTATATGCCAAAATTAGAAGCGCATCAAAAAGGTGTTTTACACCGCGCGATTTCCGTTTTTATTTTTAATTCCAAAGGTGAGATTCTGTTACAACAAAGAGCTATGGGGAAATATCATTCCGAAGGCCTTTGGTCCAATACCTGCTGCAGCCATCCGTTGCCACATGAAAGTCCGGCAAGTGGTGCAGTACGACGCTTGCAGGAAGAAATGGGCATTCAGGCCTCCCTCGAATTTCTTTATTCTTTTATATATAAAGCTGAGCTTGAAAATGGATTGATTGAACATGAGCTGGACCACATTTTTTGGGGAATTTCGGATCATGAACCCATTATTAATACTTCCGAAGTATCAAATTATAAATATGTTACAATAGAGGAATTAAAGACAGATTTGGAACAAAATCCTGCCAGATATACCGAATGGCTTAAAATATGTTTTGACGAAGTCGCTGATAAAATTAAATTTTGA
- a CDS encoding phytoene/squalene synthase family protein translates to MKILFDNLSASCSKKTTQLYSTSFSLGIHFLKTEFHAPIYGIYGFVRLADEIVDSFHDYNKVFLMDKIRKDTVEAIRDGISINPILNSFQQVVRTYNIEWELIDTFLKSMEMDLMQKEHTSDSYDLYILGSAEVVGLMCLRVFAEGDDKIYNDLKPYAMKLGAAFQKVNFLRDLKADYQMLGRTYFPEVNFNHFSFQEKEVIQKEIEADFEQALIGIKRLPAGARRGVYLAYYYYLKLFLRIKETPPEKVMDARIRIPDYNKIGLMFRSLVRHQFDLL, encoded by the coding sequence ATGAAAATTTTATTTGACAATCTATCAGCTTCATGCAGCAAAAAAACTACGCAGTTGTACAGTACGTCATTCTCACTAGGTATTCATTTTCTTAAAACAGAATTCCACGCACCTATTTATGGCATTTATGGATTTGTAAGGCTTGCAGATGAAATTGTTGACAGCTTTCACGATTACAATAAAGTCTTTTTGATGGATAAAATCAGGAAAGACACGGTGGAAGCGATCCGTGACGGAATAAGTATTAATCCAATTTTGAACAGTTTCCAGCAGGTTGTTCGTACTTATAACATTGAATGGGAACTGATTGATACTTTCCTGAAGAGCATGGAAATGGATCTGATGCAAAAGGAACACACCAGCGATTCATATGATCTGTATATTTTGGGTTCTGCGGAAGTAGTGGGGCTCATGTGCCTGCGCGTTTTTGCAGAAGGCGATGACAAAATATACAACGACCTTAAGCCTTATGCCATGAAACTGGGTGCCGCTTTTCAGAAAGTCAATTTCCTTCGTGACCTTAAAGCTGACTATCAGATGCTTGGCAGAACTTATTTCCCGGAAGTAAATTTTAATCATTTCTCATTTCAGGAAAAGGAAGTAATCCAGAAAGAAATCGAAGCGGATTTCGAACAGGCGTTAATCGGCATAAAAAGATTACCTGCCGGTGCAAGAAGAGGCGTATACCTGGCCTATTATTATTACCTGAAATTATTCCTTAGAATTAAAGAAACGCCACCTGAAAAAGTAATGGATGCAAGGATTCGCATTCCGGATTACAATAAAATCGGTTTAATGTTTCGTTCATTAGTACGGCACCAGTTTGATCTTTTATAA
- a CDS encoding phytoene desaturase family protein, with translation MGGRARTFESDGFMFDMGPSWYWMPDVYESYYNLFGNITSDFYELKKLDPGFAVIFGAGEVLDIPADFTEVCALFESIETGAADKLKKFIAEGEFKYHVGMGDMVYKPGHSITEFFSLQLFKDALKLQIFTSFSKHVRRYFKDPRLLALIEFPVLFLGAMPKDTPAMYSLMNFSGLKQGTFYPMGGFGQVARSFQKIAEDVGVTFRTSETVSHLEINSGEISHLHSNGSSKKIDAVIGSADYHHIENALLEDRYRSYPESYWDSRTFAPSCLLFYLGVSKKIDKLRHHNLFFDEDFEQHAVEIYKDKKWPDNPLFYVCCPSKTDPSVAPEGSENLFVLMPIAIGLEDTEATRERYYDLLMSRLEKFAGEDIRGHVVYKKSYATSDFINDYNAYKGNAYGLANTLMQTAIFKPKLKSKKVQNLFYAGQLTVPGPGVPPSIISGRIAANELLKFLNR, from the coding sequence ATTGGCGGCAGGGCAAGGACATTTGAAAGTGATGGTTTTATGTTCGATATGGGGCCAAGCTGGTACTGGATGCCTGATGTTTACGAAAGCTATTACAATCTTTTTGGAAATATAACATCTGATTTTTACGAATTAAAAAAACTGGATCCGGGTTTTGCTGTAATCTTTGGTGCCGGTGAAGTGCTGGATATACCAGCTGATTTTACCGAAGTATGTGCGTTGTTCGAAAGTATCGAAACCGGCGCTGCTGATAAACTAAAAAAATTTATTGCAGAAGGTGAATTCAAATACCATGTTGGCATGGGTGATATGGTTTACAAACCGGGCCATTCTATTACTGAGTTTTTCAGCCTGCAGTTATTTAAGGATGCTCTGAAACTTCAGATATTTACTTCATTCAGCAAACATGTAAGGCGTTATTTTAAAGATCCAAGGTTGCTTGCCCTAATTGAATTTCCAGTATTGTTTTTGGGCGCAATGCCAAAAGATACACCAGCAATGTACAGCCTGATGAATTTTTCAGGACTGAAACAAGGAACGTTTTACCCGATGGGCGGATTTGGGCAAGTTGCCAGGTCATTTCAAAAAATTGCTGAGGATGTTGGGGTTACTTTCCGTACATCTGAAACTGTCAGTCATCTTGAAATTAATTCAGGAGAGATCAGCCATTTACACAGTAATGGAAGCAGTAAAAAAATTGATGCTGTGATCGGTTCCGCTGATTATCATCATATTGAAAATGCTCTGCTGGAAGACCGTTACAGATCTTATCCGGAGTCATATTGGGACTCACGCACTTTTGCTCCATCATGTTTGCTTTTTTATCTGGGAGTGAGCAAAAAAATTGATAAGCTGCGGCATCACAATCTATTTTTCGACGAAGATTTTGAACAGCATGCCGTAGAAATATACAAGGATAAAAAGTGGCCGGACAATCCGCTATTTTACGTTTGCTGCCCTTCCAAAACTGACCCGTCTGTTGCCCCGGAAGGGAGTGAAAATTTGTTTGTACTGATGCCGATAGCGATTGGTTTAGAGGATACTGAAGCAACACGTGAACGGTATTATGATTTGTTAATGAGCCGTTTGGAAAAATTTGCGGGTGAAGATATCCGGGGCCATGTAGTGTATAAAAAAAGTTATGCAACATCCGACTTTATAAATGATTACAATGCATATAAAGGAAATGCTTATGGGTTAGCCAACACGCTGATGCAGACAGCCATTTTCAAACCAAAATTAAAAAGTAAAAAAGTACAGAATCTTTTCTATGCGGGCCAGCTTACTGTGCCTGGCCCCGGCGTACCTCCCTCCATTATTTCAGGACGAATTGCAGCGAATGAACTACTCAAATTCCTAAACAGGTAA